The Pyrus communis chromosome 8, drPyrComm1.1, whole genome shotgun sequence region GATTAAATTGTAAACTGTTTTTCTAGAATCAAAACAGTTGCTTGCTTTGCATAAATAACAATGCCGGGGAAGTAACGTGGATgtaatttggatttaaatttcCAAGATTTTGAATGAGTATAAGAATCACTCTCTAAGAACCAAAGAGAGCTTTCACTTTTGATGAGCTTTATTATTGACATTGCAATACAGAGAAAAGCCTTTGTCGTTGTTATTTCTTgagctttctttcttttcttagttaCAATCTTCAGATATTCCTGCAAACAGACATGCAGATCCAGCTCTTGTGGACTTGCTGAAAGTAGGTAGAGTTTGCCCAATTGCTTGTGGTCTTTTGGTTGatataaatgatgaaaattttggtTTAATAGCTGCCATTCCATGGTCTTCAATAGACCTCTTTCTCAGGATCCAATTTCTCCATGGCCTTCCCTTATGTTGCTGCACCGGAGGATGATTCTATGGAAAATTCTTTGGTGTCAGAGATTTCAGAGACTTGTGGACAGGATTTAGGACTCAGTAATGTTGCTTTATTGGGGTCATGCTCTATTGAGGGTGAAAATGTTCAAAAGCTCACAAATGTGCAATCATTCCATGTAAATTAACTTGACGATCGTGTATATTACTTTAGAAACATGTTTGGTCTATGAAAAAGATCTGATGTCTTTCTTTCCCCAATAAAAATATGGCAGGATTACCTTGTTTCAAGGATGGAGAAGAGATCCAATGGGGAAGTAGATTTGGTTGTGTTCTGCCATAAAGGATCTGAATCTTCCAAAGAACTTGACCAACCACATTCTGAAGGTCTGTTAAGTTAAAACTGTTAGTATATTGTGATATATATGAATCATATAAGTTTTTTGGTTGTGTACTCAGTCACACTGCTCTAGGACATGGATGGTCATTCAAATATTTCAATTCGATTTTTGCAGGTAAAGTTTTTTCTGAGCTTGTTAATTCCTTGGATCAATCTGGGGCAAAGTATGGAGTTCTATATGTTTCAGATCCCAGTAAGTCGATCCAATATCCTTCTCATCGAGAATTAGAAAGGTTTCTGGCCGAAAGTGGTTCAGGAAATGCATCAGCCAATTCTACGGCCTGTGATGAAGTTTGTCTATTAAAATCATCTCTTCTAGAGGGACTTCTAGTTGTAAGTATCCTTGTCCACATCTTTTGTTTTGCTACACTATGGTTTCTATAAGAGTTTGTAGCCACTACATTTTGATATCTCCCTATGGTCCAAATCGTACCCAGATAGTTCTCAGACAAAATAACTTAAGTTAATACCCACCTCTACATCTTTTTTACTGCTAAAAAGTATAATTGCCCACTCCATTCATATATGGACACTCTTGTAACTATTACTTGTCGTCAGGATGTCCAATGCTCCTTCCACAAAGTTTTCcgtttcctttttctctttggcCCATAGATGCAAATATACTCATACATCCCTATTCAGACATGGTAATTGTGTGGATTTATTATAATGACAAGTACGTGTGGCCTATATATTTTTCTAGTTCCTTAAGATGCAAGTATCCACGATACTGATGATGTCTTTTATTGTGATGATTCAGGGAATCGTTTTGCTTATAATCTTAATATCGGGCATTTGCTGTATGATGGGGATTGACACTCCAACGAGATTTGAGACGCCCCAAGAGTCTTGACTTGTACATGCGAGATAACAGTCATCTGTTATGGTGCTAGCAATTGGATCTTAGGTAACTCAAAAGTTGTTGCTTGTTATATGTAGTTGCAGTGGGATGTTACCTTTGTAATATTTGTTCACTTTCTCAAGAGCGTTCTGTTATGTTGGCAATAATGATTTAGGGTTATTTTAGAATGTGTATCCTCATGataattttgcttcttttttttttctatcgaTTGTCTGGCTGTGTAACTGATTACAGTACAGAAAATCttatcagtttactaccctcaagtttcgtggttttcaacatttagtatatGAAGtatttttcgtcccagagttatacctaaagtgttgattttgggacagtcttatACATCCGTTAGTTTAGCTGTTAAgtattccgttaactgatgatgtggcgctcatgtggacaatgattggacGTCACGTGATGCGAAtgttatacgcacacaaattaaactctcttttttgacaattgtagtataagtataagtagggatcattcttaaccggggattaggagggattgcaaaatctcttggaaattgactcaaaaacgtaaaaacacaatataaaacactatactagactcaaagaatgcaaaactaaactttaaaacacttaaacaaactaaaagactcaaacatcacctaaaacactcaaaactgccttaaaaacactttctgggcagttttgagcactttggtgaatttggacgaattcgtgtaacaaattgaatcaaaacacttatgaacacaaactaaattgatttctaattaatttgacattaaagtaaagggggattaaggttttgacgaaactaaattaaatggacagattgcaattaaaacagaatgtaaatatgaaattgatgaaatggaatgaatggatgctagccaaggggttcatctccacacatgttacacttgcaaaataaaatgatttccaattgtatgtcaataaaccatgaattctcaatgctacaagttaattagatctgcttaaattaactttcagatttccctagattcattggattgaatggaatacgcattacaaccaaattattcctaatcaaagtccctaactatggaatacgcatgatagagacattcaacaaagatcattaagttcaacggaaattataaacatcgactaggcattcataactatggaatatgcatgaaacttatgccaagaatttgtttaacgcgattgtttataagcaacctccactacttgtgaatataagttcgtaactattaggtgaaactcacttatattctagcgtcatactcatgcatgaaaattaagtgtgcactctcaataaacatacataaataagttatcaatcaaatagttaaacaaattgaattcacaacttatgaaacgcaattagaagtaatcaaatcaaaatgcaagcataaacatatatttcgaatcccccccctagccaaggggggtttagttcctcatacgtacaaaacaaagagaattgaaattaaacattgaattcaaaggaaaagaaacacctaaacattccaacaactcaaacttgaattgtatgaacgtttaggcccgcttctcttcctctttgttgtagcacaaagtctaaggtgagttttggggattatggatgatgtagaatggagtgGGGTGGTAggatagtgttttggagggatgggaagccACGGCCAAGGGAtggatttctggtggtgtttggattagtagggaattGATGGAATGGTGCCTTAAGGCACGGCACCAAgggatggttttctgaaatggaagagtgtatgttttgtggctgcaatggatgcttatttataggtg contains the following coding sequences:
- the LOC137743522 gene encoding uncharacterized protein; this encodes MKAAQPLMLVLVGLLALAGAPSTSASTVPAFLWSPHYHIVKAAVNYQTISPKDLAKSLLTEGGWSNVLCSANNVHQPLELALVFVGQELQSSDIPANRHADPALVDLLKTSFSGSNFSMAFPYVAAPEDDSMENSLVSEISETCGQDLGLSNVALLGSCSIEGENVQKLTNVQSFHDYLVSRMEKRSNGEVDLVVFCHKGSESSKELDQPHSEGKVFSELVNSLDQSGAKYGVLYVSDPSKSIQYPSHRELERFLAESGSGNASANSTACDEVCLLKSSLLEGLLVGIVLLIILISGICCMMGIDTPTRFETPQES